One window of Mediterraneibacter gnavus ATCC 29149 genomic DNA carries:
- a CDS encoding ATP-binding protein has translation MRTNELILYKNMEYEELLLDMTFLMEHYDNEYYNQEDLKGLLFSCMNELLELSECHGFFGNLWHTFLTFLLANDENAYSTSCEITGETKGSLNLAAEHDFWIFKELFDYDFTALMRVLDAGCFSLLLDYENTQDDRIVFNKRIRDRICNLSRELEQAEDVQSFKQCVTEFYREFGVGKLGLHKAFRVEHTKDGAAEIVPITNIAHVHLNDLVGYEAEKQKLIDNTKAFVEGKRANNCLLYGDAGTGKSSSIKAILNQYYDQGLRMIEVYKHQFQDLNEVIAQIKNRNYKFIIYMDDLSFEEFEIEYKYLKAVIEGGLEKKPDNILIYATSNRRHLVRETFRDKQDRDEELHTNDTVQEKLSLVARFGVKIYFASPAKKAFQKIVTELAKRNHISMPEEELLLEVNKWELSHGGMSGRTAQQFIDYLLGKE, from the coding sequence ATGCGTACCAATGAACTGATCTTATATAAAAATATGGAATACGAAGAGTTACTTTTGGATATGACATTTCTGATGGAACATTATGATAATGAATACTATAATCAGGAGGATTTAAAAGGACTGCTTTTTTCCTGTATGAATGAATTGCTGGAACTCTCAGAGTGTCACGGGTTTTTCGGAAATCTCTGGCATACCTTCCTGACTTTCCTGCTGGCAAATGATGAAAATGCTTACAGTACCTCCTGCGAGATCACGGGAGAGACAAAAGGAAGCCTGAATCTGGCGGCAGAGCATGATTTTTGGATTTTTAAAGAATTATTCGATTATGATTTCACTGCATTGATGCGGGTATTGGATGCAGGCTGTTTTTCCCTTCTTCTGGACTATGAAAATACACAGGATGACAGGATTGTTTTTAATAAACGAATCCGTGACAGAATCTGTAATCTGAGCAGGGAGCTGGAGCAGGCAGAGGACGTACAGTCGTTTAAGCAGTGCGTGACGGAGTTTTATCGGGAGTTTGGAGTCGGAAAGCTGGGACTGCACAAAGCGTTTCGCGTGGAACATACCAAAGACGGAGCAGCGGAAATCGTTCCAATCACGAACATTGCTCATGTGCATCTGAATGATCTCGTAGGATATGAGGCAGAAAAGCAAAAGCTGATTGATAATACCAAAGCGTTTGTAGAGGGAAAAAGAGCCAATAACTGTCTGCTCTACGGAGATGCAGGGACAGGAAAATCATCTTCCATCAAAGCAATTTTAAATCAGTATTATGATCAGGGGCTTCGCATGATCGAAGTATATAAGCATCAGTTTCAGGATCTGAACGAGGTGATTGCCCAGATTAAAAATAGAAACTATAAATTTATTATTTACATGGATGATCTCTCTTTTGAAGAATTTGAAATCGAATATAAGTATCTGAAAGCCGTGATCGAAGGAGGTCTGGAGAAAAAACCGGACAATATTCTGATCTATGCAACTTCCAACAGAAGGCATCTGGTGAGGGAGACTTTCCGTGACAAACAGGATCGGGATGAAGAACTGCATACAAACGATACGGTGCAGGAAAAACTGTCTCTTGTGGCAAGATTCGGTGTCAAGATTTATTTTGCCTCTCCGGCTAAAAAGGCATTCCAGAAGATCGTGACAGAACTGGCAAAGCGGAACCATATTTCCATGCCGGAAGAAGAACTTTTATTGGAAGTCAATAAATGGGAACTGAGTCACGGGGGAATGTCGGGAAGAACTGCACAGCAGTTTATTGATTACCTTCTTGGGAAGGAATAA
- a CDS encoding DUF6612 family protein codes for MTGKKRMRRLALTGALLMLCTNTAAGCRQQEKQEVTPEVLMDAVDKNMKEVNSASSSLEIEVELEDVLDHTRIRMDMDMENTVSPRAGHAKGRAEVKLNDNLVSSNMEIYQVEEGDKYVTYSSLYEQWSRTESENSSSSSGTETDFFQSARAEIEDFTLAKQPVKVREKTCYEIYGDMQGKKLMDFLGEEMIQAYGLVDLLDQDALDTLEIPVTVDIYKKEKLPARIIVDMTDVMDELYQSFGKTTNVNFYNIELVYNGYDNVGQIQVPEDVKQAVNG; via the coding sequence ATGACAGGAAAGAAACGGATGCGCCGTCTTGCATTGACAGGCGCACTGCTGATGCTGTGCACAAATACGGCGGCAGGATGCAGACAGCAGGAAAAGCAGGAAGTAACACCAGAAGTATTGATGGATGCGGTAGACAAAAATATGAAAGAAGTCAATTCGGCATCCAGTTCACTGGAAATCGAGGTGGAGTTGGAGGATGTGCTGGATCATACCAGAATCCGAATGGATATGGACATGGAGAACACGGTAAGCCCCAGAGCAGGACACGCAAAGGGGAGGGCGGAAGTGAAGCTAAATGATAATCTGGTCTCTAGTAATATGGAAATCTACCAGGTGGAAGAAGGCGATAAGTATGTGACGTACAGTAGTCTTTACGAGCAGTGGTCGAGGACAGAGAGTGAAAACAGCTCCTCTTCCAGTGGTACAGAAACAGATTTTTTCCAGAGTGCAAGAGCGGAAATCGAAGATTTTACGCTTGCAAAGCAGCCGGTAAAGGTCCGGGAAAAGACGTGCTATGAAATCTACGGGGATATGCAGGGAAAGAAGCTGATGGATTTTCTTGGGGAGGAGATGATTCAGGCCTACGGTCTTGTGGATCTGCTGGATCAGGATGCGCTGGATACACTGGAGATTCCGGTTACGGTGGATATTTACAAAAAAGAAAAGCTGCCGGCAAGGATCATCGTGGATATGACAGATGTGATGGATGAATTATACCAAAGCTTCGGGAAAACAACTAATGTGAATTTTTATAATATTGAACTGGTGTATAACGGATATGATAATGTGGGACAGATTCAGGTTCCTGAAGATGTGAAGCAAGCAGTCAATGGATAA